The proteins below come from a single Streptomyces sp. SCSIO 75703 genomic window:
- a CDS encoding exodeoxyribonuclease III, translated as MLTVTSVNVNGLRAAARKGFVEWLADTPADALCLQEVRAEPHQLPEHVRAPEGWHVTHVPAEAKGRAGVSLYTRREPDRVRVGFGSAEFENSGRYVEADLPGVTIASLYLPSGEVGTERQDEKIRFMDAFLGHLKELRERAAADGREVVVCGDWNIAHEQADLKNWRGNTKNSGFLPEERAWLSRVLDPADGGYVDVVRALHPGVEGPYSWWSYRGRAFDNDTGWRIDLQAATPGLAARAVKAYVERAASHTERWSDHAPVTVVYDV; from the coding sequence AGGGCTTCGTGGAGTGGCTCGCGGACACCCCTGCCGACGCGCTGTGCCTCCAGGAGGTGCGGGCCGAGCCGCACCAGCTCCCCGAGCACGTCCGCGCCCCCGAGGGCTGGCACGTCACGCACGTCCCCGCCGAGGCCAAGGGCCGGGCCGGCGTCTCCCTCTACACCCGCCGCGAGCCCGACCGGGTCCGGGTCGGCTTCGGCTCGGCGGAGTTCGAGAACAGCGGCCGGTACGTCGAGGCGGACCTGCCCGGTGTGACGATCGCCTCCCTCTACCTGCCCTCGGGCGAGGTCGGCACGGAGCGGCAGGACGAGAAGATCCGCTTCATGGACGCCTTCCTCGGCCACCTCAAGGAGCTGCGCGAGCGGGCCGCCGCCGACGGGCGCGAGGTCGTCGTCTGCGGCGACTGGAACATCGCGCACGAGCAGGCCGACCTCAAGAACTGGCGCGGCAACACCAAGAACTCCGGTTTCCTCCCCGAGGAGCGCGCCTGGCTGAGCCGTGTCCTCGACCCGGCCGACGGCGGGTACGTCGATGTCGTGCGCGCCCTGCACCCGGGCGTCGAGGGGCCCTACTCGTGGTGGTCCTACCGGGGCCGGGCCTTCGACAACGACACGGGCTGGCGCATCGACCTCCAGGCGGCGACGCCGGGTCTCGCCGCCCGCGCCGTCAAGGCGTACGTCGAGCGGGCCGCCTCGCACACCGAGCGCTGGTCCGACCACGCGCCCGTCACCGTCGTCTACGACGTGTAG
- a CDS encoding MerR family transcriptional regulator has protein sequence MTEKREYRMEELARLAGVTVRTLRFYRERKLLPPPRREGRIAWYDDHHLARLRTIAALLERGHTLNGIAELADAFDHGRDVGDLLGVGEPTEETPVRLTPQELAARFEGEVTPENLAAAMELGYVGTDGDQIVHISNRLLDVSSALVREGIPLAEVLGAGRRVREHADALAALFADLVLRHAPDPDLHRLRPLARSVVEAELSLALDRRIRRADGAAGEGGGDRPGAEGGPGDGAGDAGPGSAPRGSAGDAGPRGEPYTS, from the coding sequence GTGACCGAGAAGCGCGAATACCGCATGGAGGAGCTGGCCCGGCTGGCCGGCGTCACGGTGCGCACCCTGCGCTTCTACCGCGAACGCAAACTGCTCCCGCCACCCCGCCGCGAGGGCCGCATCGCCTGGTACGACGACCACCACCTGGCCCGCCTGCGCACCATCGCGGCGCTGCTGGAGCGCGGGCACACCCTGAACGGCATAGCGGAGCTGGCCGACGCCTTCGACCACGGCCGCGACGTCGGCGACCTGCTGGGGGTGGGCGAGCCCACCGAGGAGACCCCGGTCCGCCTCACCCCGCAGGAACTGGCGGCGCGCTTCGAGGGCGAGGTCACCCCGGAGAACCTGGCCGCCGCGATGGAACTGGGGTACGTCGGCACCGACGGCGACCAGATCGTCCACATCAGCAACCGCCTCCTGGACGTCTCCTCCGCCCTGGTCCGCGAGGGCATCCCCCTCGCCGAGGTGCTCGGCGCCGGCCGCCGGGTACGCGAGCACGCCGACGCCCTGGCCGCGCTCTTCGCCGACCTGGTCCTGCGCCACGCCCCCGACCCCGACCTGCACCGCCTGCGCCCCCTGGCCCGCAGCGTGGTGGAGGCGGAACTCTCCCTCGCCCTGGACCGCCGGATACGGCGGGCGGACGGAGCGGCGGGCGAGGGGGGCGGCGACCGGCCGGGGGCGGAAGGCGGCCCGGGGGACGGCGCGGGGGACGCGGGCCCGGGGAGCGCGCCGCGCGGGTCCGCGGGGGACGCGGGCCCGCGCGGGGAGCCCTACACGTCGTAG